One segment of Aliidongia dinghuensis DNA contains the following:
- a CDS encoding DUF3455 domain-containing protein → MFQRGILMALTTLATAAPAASTSANTPAGTQGVIRWHGEGVQIYDCKKSVDGYAWMLRQPDAMLTDADGHVTGHHSVGPRWTATDGSSIVGRTIETIPSPAAAIPWLVLEASSHDGHGALDGVTYVLRTETVGGVAPADGCSKAREGAVTTVPYQATYSFLRPGKTNQPAPAQPTPTQTDQGENGR, encoded by the coding sequence ATGTTTCAGCGCGGCATCCTGATGGCGCTCACGACGCTCGCGACCGCCGCCCCGGCGGCCAGCACGTCGGCCAACACGCCCGCCGGCACGCAGGGCGTCATCCGCTGGCACGGCGAAGGCGTCCAGATTTACGACTGCAAGAAGTCAGTCGACGGCTATGCCTGGATGCTGAGACAGCCGGACGCGATGCTGACCGACGCCGACGGCCACGTCACGGGCCACCATAGCGTCGGCCCGCGCTGGACCGCGACCGACGGCAGCAGCATCGTCGGGCGAACGATCGAGACCATTCCGTCGCCCGCCGCCGCCATCCCCTGGCTCGTGCTCGAGGCCTCGTCCCACGACGGCCACGGTGCGCTTGACGGCGTCACCTATGTGCTGCGCACCGAGACTGTCGGCGGCGTCGCCCCCGCGGACGGCTGCAGCAAAGCCCGTGAGGGGGCGGTCACGACCGTGCCCTACCAGGCGACCTATTCGTTCCTGCGCCCCGGAAAAACCAATCAGCCCGCCCCCGCTCAGCCCACCCCCACTCAGACCGATCAGGGCGAGAACGGCCGCTGA
- a CDS encoding type VI secretion system Vgr family protein — translation MTGGRSQPLLLLRSPLGDDTLPIQQGTLHAIGLTAREELSRPFRIELTAVSTVRAIDPTELVYQPVCITLRKRPHADRFFHGLVRRMEAVGLARRDRWTYRLEIVPRLWFLEQAADCRIFQQKTVVDILQQLFAEHGVAPVEFRIYGAQPTREYTTQFNETDLTFAQRLMQEAGYFYFFEHSASAHTLVITDRNQSFKPTDHPEHWVVHGGNNIDVFDRWTEALETAHGAIRLQDYDPTKPSTPVQGQQTTTSPVAGASERDVFSWPAMTTDNQIAGDRARFRIEASEAEAVLRSGHGYDPEFCPGRRFTLAKDPFTEAEGIDHAIHSVEHKAVDDTWITGGTEPEYENSFTCLLQSVPWRDPLSIPRPAMTGIFSAIVLGNPGEEIHADPIGRIKVRLLFDHRKETVAGMAIWARVMQPWSGNTWGWQHLPRVGTEVAVSFMNGDPDAPVIVGCFYHEEMRPVFPIPEQQTRQGFRSRSTLRGTTQEFSELSFDDRKGQELVFLHAQKDLTTEVEHDQSLTVTNNRTVRIGQDETVTVGQNHSLTSSSGNITITATLGQVEITALTTLTLRVGPTSISLTPEGVNIMTPGTVTTEALEVNIMAATSVDIETAEFIAVPPPDLPV, via the coding sequence ATGACCGGCGGCCGGTCCCAGCCGCTGCTGCTCCTGCGCTCGCCGCTCGGTGACGACACGCTGCCTATTCAGCAGGGGACGCTCCATGCCATCGGCCTTACGGCACGGGAGGAACTGAGCCGGCCGTTTCGGATCGAGCTCACCGCCGTCTCGACCGTGCGCGCGATCGACCCGACCGAGCTCGTCTATCAGCCAGTCTGCATCACGCTGCGCAAGCGCCCGCATGCCGACCGCTTCTTTCACGGCCTGGTCCGACGCATGGAGGCGGTCGGCCTCGCCCGCCGCGACCGCTGGACCTATCGGCTGGAGATCGTGCCGCGCCTCTGGTTCCTCGAACAGGCGGCGGACTGCCGGATTTTCCAGCAGAAGACCGTCGTCGACATCCTGCAGCAGCTGTTCGCCGAGCACGGCGTGGCGCCGGTCGAGTTCCGCATCTACGGCGCGCAGCCCACGCGGGAATACACGACACAGTTCAACGAGACGGACCTCACCTTCGCGCAGCGGCTGATGCAGGAGGCCGGCTACTTCTATTTCTTCGAGCATTCGGCCTCAGCCCATACGCTCGTCATCACCGACCGCAACCAGTCGTTCAAGCCGACCGACCACCCCGAACATTGGGTGGTCCACGGCGGCAACAACATCGACGTGTTCGACCGCTGGACCGAAGCGCTCGAGACCGCGCACGGCGCGATCCGGCTGCAGGATTACGACCCGACCAAGCCCAGCACGCCGGTCCAGGGGCAGCAGACGACGACCTCGCCCGTGGCCGGTGCCAGCGAGCGCGATGTCTTCAGCTGGCCCGCCATGACGACGGACAACCAGATAGCCGGCGACCGGGCGCGCTTCCGCATCGAAGCCTCGGAGGCCGAGGCGGTGCTGCGCTCAGGCCATGGCTATGACCCGGAATTCTGCCCCGGCCGGCGCTTCACGCTCGCCAAGGACCCGTTCACCGAGGCCGAGGGCATCGATCACGCGATCCACAGCGTCGAGCATAAGGCGGTCGACGACACCTGGATCACCGGCGGCACCGAGCCGGAATACGAGAACAGCTTCACCTGCCTGCTGCAATCCGTGCCCTGGCGCGATCCGCTGTCGATCCCGCGCCCGGCCATGACGGGCATCTTCTCGGCGATCGTGCTGGGCAACCCGGGCGAGGAGATCCACGCCGACCCGATCGGCCGCATCAAAGTCCGGCTGCTGTTCGACCACCGCAAGGAGACCGTCGCCGGCATGGCGATCTGGGCGCGCGTCATGCAGCCCTGGTCGGGCAACACCTGGGGCTGGCAGCACCTGCCGCGCGTCGGCACCGAGGTCGCCGTGTCGTTCATGAACGGCGATCCCGACGCGCCCGTCATCGTCGGCTGCTTCTATCACGAGGAAATGCGCCCGGTTTTCCCGATCCCGGAGCAGCAGACCCGGCAGGGCTTCCGCAGCCGCTCGACGCTCCGCGGCACGACTCAGGAATTCTCCGAACTGTCGTTCGACGACCGCAAGGGGCAGGAACTCGTCTTCCTGCATGCGCAGAAGGATCTCACGACCGAGGTCGAGCACGACCAGAGCCTCACCGTCACCAACAACCGGACCGTACGCATCGGCCAGGACGAGACCGTGACGGTCGGGCAGAACCACAGCCTGACCAGCAGCAGCGGCAACATCACGATCACGGCCACCCTCGGCCAGGTCGAGATCACGGCCCTGACCACCCTGACGCTCCGGGTCGGTCCGACCTCGATCAGCCTGACGCCGGAGGGCGTCAACATCATGACGCCGGGGACGGTCACGACGGAGGCGCTCGAGGTCAACATCATGGCCGCGACCTCCGTCGACATCGAGACGGCGGAATTCATTGCGGTGCCGCCGCCGGACCTGCCGGTCTGA
- a CDS encoding DUF6931 family protein, which translates to MTDTRPTRSKLRALEPALLRPRLKLPPDHAALYDEADGPGALLDRLVERRLLVEAARLLAYALPPREAVWWSCMCVDHAAPADLPVPERQALDAAEAWVRRPDAENRRQAAWAAAAAGYQAPGAWAALAAYWSRPERPDDLRGGRGVETAVDRTIARHTPAERAPLLASFIASGRDIARGGAGRLAPTAGQRAAGQKAAGQNGSAPE; encoded by the coding sequence ATGACGGATACTCGGCCAACCCGCTCCAAACTGCGCGCGCTGGAGCCGGCGCTGCTCCGCCCGCGCCTGAAGCTGCCGCCCGATCACGCGGCCCTTTACGACGAGGCCGACGGGCCTGGCGCGCTGCTCGACCGGCTCGTCGAACGACGGCTGCTCGTCGAGGCGGCCCGGCTCCTGGCCTATGCGCTGCCGCCCCGGGAGGCGGTCTGGTGGTCCTGCATGTGCGTCGACCATGCCGCCCCGGCCGATCTCCCAGTACCGGAACGCCAGGCGCTCGATGCCGCGGAAGCCTGGGTGCGCCGGCCTGACGCGGAGAACCGGCGCCAGGCCGCCTGGGCCGCGGCCGCCGCCGGCTACCAGGCGCCCGGCGCCTGGGCGGCGCTTGCCGCCTATTGGAGCCGGCCTGAACGGCCCGACGACCTGCGCGGCGGCCGCGGCGTCGAGACCGCCGTCGACCGCACCATCGCCCGCCACACCCCGGCCGAGCGCGCCCCGCTGCTTGCGAGCTTCATCGCCAGCGGACGCGACATCGCCCGCGGCGGCGCCGGCCGCCTGGCGCCCACAGCCGGACAAAGGGCAGCCGGACAGAAGGCGGCCGGACAGAATGGGAGTGCCCCCGAATGA
- the tagH gene encoding type VI secretion system-associated FHA domain protein TagH: MTLTLAILRCPDGVPPETRRLSGGSLSIGRSPTAGWVLPDPDRVLSKQHCVVSFEGNAWHVTDTSANGTFVNHELVRLPPDEPRQLRSGDRLLLGSYEIEAAIEQPGAAPSRAAVEDRLVGDPFPSIDADYLGIALPLNDRPADPLAGFARTTPDHVSALAQNFRPPRPVVEVLPADWDLDLPPPPPLAAPTPEPAALPPELPTPEPPKPEPPKPELRAQPAIQSLPTAGTPEARAFAAFAAGAGIETPPPADPLETLASLGAAFRAFVGGLRQAMIARAAVKGEFRIDQTMIQAVGNNPLKFSADDEDAMTALLGVGRRTGMTAEQAVAEAMRDIRLHELAMAAAMQQAVRDLLASLEPSRIEGRAPADALDFLPWRRAARQWRAYQDLHHTTTRALADDFDTVFGLSFMRAYERALSEVSADRPDAAAGERDR, from the coding sequence ATGACCCTGACCCTCGCCATCCTGCGCTGTCCCGACGGCGTGCCGCCCGAGACACGGCGGCTCTCGGGCGGCAGCTTGAGCATCGGCCGCAGCCCGACGGCCGGCTGGGTGCTGCCGGATCCGGACCGCGTGCTCTCCAAGCAGCATTGCGTCGTGAGCTTCGAGGGCAACGCCTGGCACGTGACCGACACCAGCGCCAACGGCACCTTCGTCAATCACGAACTGGTCCGGCTGCCGCCCGACGAGCCGCGCCAGCTGCGCAGCGGCGATCGTCTGCTGCTCGGCTCGTACGAGATCGAGGCGGCGATCGAGCAGCCGGGGGCCGCACCGTCGCGCGCCGCAGTCGAGGATCGGCTGGTCGGCGATCCCTTCCCATCGATCGACGCCGATTACCTGGGCATCGCCCTGCCGCTCAACGATCGGCCTGCCGACCCGCTTGCCGGGTTCGCCCGGACGACGCCGGACCATGTGTCGGCGCTCGCGCAGAATTTCCGCCCGCCGCGCCCCGTGGTCGAGGTGCTGCCGGCCGACTGGGACCTCGACCTGCCGCCGCCCCCGCCACTCGCGGCCCCAACGCCGGAACCAGCGGCGCTGCCCCCCGAACTGCCGACGCCCGAACCGCCAAAACCTGAACCGCCGAAACCCGAACTCAGGGCGCAACCGGCGATCCAGAGCCTGCCGACCGCCGGCACGCCAGAGGCGCGCGCGTTCGCCGCTTTTGCGGCTGGCGCCGGCATCGAGACGCCGCCGCCGGCCGACCCACTCGAAACCCTCGCGAGCCTGGGCGCCGCGTTCCGCGCCTTCGTCGGCGGGCTGCGCCAGGCCATGATCGCCCGTGCCGCGGTCAAGGGCGAGTTCCGCATCGACCAGACCATGATCCAGGCCGTCGGCAACAATCCGCTGAAATTCTCGGCCGACGACGAAGACGCGATGACCGCCCTGCTGGGCGTCGGCCGGCGCACCGGCATGACCGCCGAACAGGCCGTCGCGGAGGCGATGCGCGACATCCGGCTGCACGAGCTCGCCATGGCCGCGGCGATGCAGCAGGCGGTGCGCGACCTGCTGGCGAGCCTGGAACCGTCGCGGATCGAAGGGCGGGCGCCCGCCGACGCGCTCGATTTCCTGCCCTGGCGCCGCGCCGCCCGGCAGTGGCGCGCCTATCAGGACCTGCACCACACCACCACCCGTGCGCTCGCCGACGATTTCGACACGGTGTTCGGCCTTTCGTTTATGCGCGCTTACGAACGTGCGCTGAGCGAAGTCTCGGCCGACCGGCCGGACGCCGCGGCCGGCGAACGCGACCGCTGA
- the tssK gene encoding type VI secretion system baseplate subunit TssK yields the protein MTWTNRVAWQEGMFLQAQHFQQQDRWVENQVRSSFGALRPHPWGLTRFAVAQDMLATGRVALAAAAGLFDDGTPFSTPDQTPLPPPLEVPPTARNVLLYLAARIRRPGSAEIADEDDEGCYSVQEFEAYDTHSGAPQPVELLIGQLRLTYLLETDDRDGYMCLPIARIVEVTPDRRVVLDERWIPPALTCAAIPQLAALPLELAGLLNQRGEALAARITAVGTKSNTEVADFLLLQTVNGWQTLLAHLAASGNIHPESLYRELVRMAGEFATFTDAQRRPGTYPAYRHDDLQRTLTPVMADIRRSLSAVLEQTAIRIPLQERRHGVRVGPLQDRSLLSGSSFILVVEADVPAEVLRRTFPSTVKIGAVEHIRELVNVALPGIEVNALPVAPRQMPFIAGATYFELDRNSPHWQHMQTSGGFAVHVSRDFPNLVLDLWAIRG from the coding sequence GTGACTTGGACCAACCGGGTCGCCTGGCAGGAAGGCATGTTCCTGCAGGCGCAGCATTTCCAGCAGCAGGACCGCTGGGTCGAGAACCAGGTGCGCAGCAGCTTCGGCGCCCTCCGACCTCACCCCTGGGGCCTGACGCGTTTTGCCGTCGCCCAGGATATGCTGGCGACCGGCCGGGTAGCGCTCGCCGCAGCAGCGGGGCTGTTCGATGACGGCACGCCGTTCTCGACGCCGGACCAGACGCCCCTGCCGCCGCCGCTCGAGGTGCCGCCCACCGCGCGCAACGTGCTGCTCTATCTGGCCGCGCGCATCCGCCGGCCGGGCTCGGCCGAGATCGCCGACGAGGACGACGAGGGCTGCTACTCGGTCCAGGAGTTCGAAGCGTACGACACCCACTCGGGCGCGCCGCAGCCGGTCGAGCTGCTGATCGGGCAATTGCGCCTTACCTATCTGCTCGAGACCGACGACCGCGACGGCTACATGTGCCTGCCGATCGCCCGCATCGTCGAGGTGACGCCGGACCGGCGCGTCGTGCTGGACGAGCGTTGGATCCCGCCGGCGCTGACCTGCGCCGCGATCCCCCAGCTGGCAGCATTGCCGCTCGAGCTCGCGGGCCTGCTCAACCAGCGCGGCGAGGCGCTCGCCGCCCGCATCACCGCAGTCGGCACCAAGAGCAATACGGAGGTGGCCGATTTCCTGCTGCTGCAGACGGTCAACGGCTGGCAGACGCTGCTCGCCCACCTGGCTGCTTCGGGCAACATCCATCCGGAATCGCTCTATCGCGAGCTCGTGCGCATGGCGGGCGAGTTCGCGACTTTTACGGATGCGCAACGCCGGCCCGGCACCTACCCGGCCTATCGGCACGACGACCTGCAGCGGACATTGACACCGGTCATGGCCGACATCCGCCGCTCGCTCTCGGCCGTGCTGGAGCAGACGGCGATCCGCATTCCGCTGCAGGAGCGGCGGCACGGCGTGCGCGTCGGCCCCCTGCAGGACCGCTCGCTGCTCAGCGGCTCGAGCTTCATCCTGGTCGTGGAGGCGGACGTGCCGGCCGAGGTGCTGCGGCGCACCTTCCCCAGCACGGTCAAGATCGGCGCGGTCGAGCATATCCGCGAGCTCGTCAACGTGGCGCTGCCCGGCATCGAGGTCAACGCGCTGCCAGTGGCGCCGCGCCAGATGCCGTTCATCGCCGGCGCCACTTATTTCGAGCTCGACCGCAACAGCCCGCATTGGCAGCACATGCAGACCTCGGGCGGCTTCGCCGTCCATGTCTCGCGGGATTTCCCGAACCTGGTCCTCGACCTGTGGGCCATCCGGGGCTGA
- the tssL gene encoding type VI secretion system protein TssL, long form, with protein sequence MSDNPFLENGDDDSTIIRPLPRERAAPPPPPRPPGPTPLRAVAEANEAAPVAAIDFEAVPPVGASPILAAATPLLALLARLRNVLTLPDAGALRERAVEEIRRFEQTLRTQAVPLDLIRPAHYALCASLDDVVRNTPWGSQGPWADTSLVAAFHGEVRSGERFFDVLAQLCREQGKFLPVIELMYVCMSLGMQGRYRLSPRGPAELDRVREETYALLMRLRRPAERALSIHWRGVSAPYRPLRAILPAWVAAMGAVGLLALFYVLLTFRLNDASDRLFEATLTLPPGHLPAIARTPPPQPAPVVPQPTPERDKLSGLLAPEVASGLVSIAGTDAVPIIRIQTSGMFRSGSAEIEPSFLPLLKRIGEALKAEPGPVSVIGYTDNVPIHTVAFPSNFQLSTARAKAAAGIIGAAIDPSRLWAEGRADADPVASNDTPAGRERNRRIELILRRSGNE encoded by the coding sequence ATGAGCGACAATCCCTTCCTCGAGAACGGCGACGACGACAGCACGATCATCCGTCCGCTGCCGCGCGAGCGCGCCGCACCGCCGCCGCCACCACGACCGCCCGGGCCGACGCCGCTGCGCGCCGTCGCCGAGGCGAACGAAGCGGCGCCGGTTGCGGCGATCGACTTCGAGGCGGTCCCGCCGGTCGGCGCCTCGCCCATCCTCGCGGCGGCGACGCCGCTCCTGGCCTTGCTCGCCCGGCTGCGCAACGTGCTGACCCTGCCCGACGCCGGCGCGCTCCGCGAGCGTGCGGTCGAGGAGATCCGGCGCTTTGAGCAGACCTTGCGCACGCAGGCCGTGCCGCTCGACCTCATCCGTCCCGCCCACTATGCGCTCTGTGCCAGCCTCGACGACGTCGTGCGCAACACGCCCTGGGGCAGCCAGGGTCCCTGGGCGGACACGTCGCTGGTCGCGGCATTCCACGGCGAGGTGCGCAGCGGCGAGCGCTTCTTCGACGTGCTGGCGCAGCTCTGCCGCGAACAGGGCAAGTTCCTGCCGGTCATCGAGCTCATGTATGTCTGCATGTCGCTCGGCATGCAGGGGCGCTATCGCCTGTCGCCGCGCGGGCCGGCCGAGCTCGACCGGGTGCGCGAGGAGACCTATGCGCTGCTCATGCGGCTGCGCCGGCCGGCCGAGCGCGCGCTGTCGATCCATTGGCGCGGCGTCTCTGCACCCTACCGCCCGCTCCGCGCCATACTGCCGGCCTGGGTCGCGGCCATGGGTGCCGTGGGGCTGCTGGCCCTCTTCTACGTGCTGCTGACCTTCCGCTTGAACGACGCGTCGGACCGGCTGTTCGAAGCGACGCTCACGCTGCCGCCCGGCCACTTGCCGGCGATCGCCCGCACGCCGCCGCCGCAGCCGGCGCCGGTCGTGCCCCAGCCGACGCCGGAGCGCGACAAGCTCTCAGGCTTGCTCGCCCCCGAGGTCGCGAGCGGCCTCGTCAGTATCGCCGGCACCGATGCCGTGCCGATCATCCGCATCCAGACGTCGGGCATGTTCCGCTCCGGCAGTGCGGAGATCGAGCCGTCGTTCCTGCCGCTCTTGAAGCGGATCGGCGAAGCGCTCAAGGCCGAGCCGGGACCCGTGTCGGTCATCGGCTACACCGACAACGTGCCGATCCACACGGTCGCCTTCCCGTCGAATTTCCAGCTGTCGACCGCCCGCGCCAAGGCCGCGGCCGGGATCATCGGCGCCGCCATCGATCCGTCGCGGCTCTGGGCCGAGGGCCGGGCCGACGCCGATCCGGTCGCGTCCAACGACACGCCCGCCGGTCGCGAGCGGAACCGCCGGATCGAGCTGATCCTGCGCAGAAGCGGTAATGAATGA
- the tssM gene encoding type VI secretion system membrane subunit TssM translates to MMQNVSSLLAYLITRWTTSFAGIAIACMLVWYLGPLVPGFGQPLTRALLILAVVLAWGVVNGAISWFRRRRERRLAAGVTDGVSGGAPDGRDAKADAAEEVARLRRRMQTALRRLRGNRRRRGYLYEQPWFVLIGPPGAGKTTALMNAGLNFPAAADDGDDPSVGGVGGTRLCDWWFADEAVLIDTAGRYTTQDSDAAVDRAGWEGFLDLLRTARPRQPVNGVLVIVSITDIAAATLEERKAHARAVRRRVVEISDRLRLRVPVYVMFSKTDRLTGFNEYFADLDAEARAQVWGMTFPLAQGVESFEAEFKLLLDRLDQRLIDRLQAERAPDRRALLAGFPTQVASLAEPLADFLHHAFSGTKLDPAPFLRGVYLSSATQEGTPIDRLTGMLARSFGVDQKRTPALRPVAGRSYFLKQMVSEILLGEAQLVTTRSRWRRRAWWLRVGGYAAAAIVLVAGGIALYAIQSQNRTAVAEANAALAAYRNQLGTVKLEPVAEDDLPKVVPVLDAAAALPHGEGLWLTDVPGLSQREKLWNTTHMAYRDALQRILLPRLVFRLEAQMHERFGDPDFLYQATRVYLMLGGAGPLDRALVRSWETLDWRARFPGTLNQALRDSLARHLDALLAEPLPAVPLDDALVSAARVAFSHVPLADRVYSRVKSEATGETVPDWAPADALGTAGQPLFTRLSGKPLTDGIPGFFTADGYRKILLGHLAASARSVADESWVLGRKDEIAPQGPAVDGLEQAVIALYVAEFEKQWDGLLDDIALAPFGNRDSTVQRLYLLSSPQSPMRDLLVAVARELTLAAPPPAADTKPQSSGPLAAVVAPAAAADPHSDPHSGPTAGSAIEQHYASLRTLVGDGQDAAPLGGVLRLISRFQTDLAQSGQAGAAAAAQGGGSLQLLSAEAQRQPKPMARWLQQIVDGGRGALTGTAQAAAAAAFTANAGPAQFCQSVVTGRYPFDPTAANEAPIDDFARLFAPGGLLDAFFQAQIRPYVDMSGSTWKPQPAGGVAPPVDAASIARFQRAAAIRDAFFPNGGTEPQLRFTLAPLSLDPGATRAVVTLGNTMIPNTGHEGPATSLAWPGSDGMTTAGLAFEPAAGTPFAADGSWALFRLLDRAKVTPGAAPEAFRLDFRMGEHQASFTLKAGSARNPIGRNLLEGFRCPTVR, encoded by the coding sequence ATGATGCAAAACGTCTCCAGTCTCCTGGCCTATCTCATCACCCGCTGGACCACGAGCTTCGCCGGCATCGCCATCGCCTGCATGCTGGTCTGGTACCTGGGGCCGCTGGTGCCGGGCTTCGGCCAGCCGCTGACGCGCGCCTTGCTGATCCTGGCGGTCGTGCTCGCCTGGGGCGTCGTCAACGGCGCCATCAGCTGGTTCCGCCGCCGCCGCGAGCGCCGGCTCGCGGCCGGCGTGACCGATGGCGTATCCGGCGGCGCACCCGATGGACGCGACGCCAAGGCCGATGCCGCCGAGGAGGTCGCCCGGCTGCGCCGGCGCATGCAGACGGCGCTCAGGCGGCTGCGCGGCAACCGGCGGCGGCGCGGCTACCTCTACGAGCAGCCCTGGTTCGTCCTGATCGGCCCGCCGGGCGCCGGCAAGACGACCGCGCTCATGAACGCCGGCCTCAATTTCCCGGCGGCGGCAGACGACGGCGATGACCCGTCGGTCGGCGGCGTCGGCGGCACCCGGCTCTGCGACTGGTGGTTCGCCGACGAGGCCGTGCTGATCGACACGGCTGGGCGCTACACGACGCAGGATTCCGACGCGGCGGTCGACCGCGCCGGCTGGGAGGGCTTCCTCGACCTGCTGCGCACGGCCCGGCCGCGCCAGCCGGTGAATGGCGTGCTGGTGATCGTGTCGATCACGGATATCGCGGCGGCCACACTCGAGGAACGCAAGGCACATGCCCGCGCCGTGCGCCGGCGGGTGGTCGAGATCTCCGACCGGCTGCGCCTGCGCGTGCCGGTCTATGTCATGTTCAGCAAGACGGACCGGCTCACCGGCTTCAACGAATATTTCGCCGACCTCGATGCGGAGGCGCGCGCCCAGGTCTGGGGCATGACCTTCCCGCTTGCCCAGGGCGTCGAGAGCTTCGAGGCGGAATTCAAGCTGTTGCTCGACCGGCTCGACCAACGCCTCATCGACCGGCTGCAGGCCGAGCGAGCGCCCGACCGGCGCGCGCTGCTCGCGGGCTTCCCGACCCAGGTCGCCTCGCTCGCTGAGCCGCTCGCCGATTTCCTCCACCACGCGTTCAGCGGCACGAAGCTCGATCCGGCGCCGTTCCTGCGCGGCGTCTACCTGAGCTCGGCCACCCAGGAAGGCACGCCGATCGACCGGCTGACCGGCATGCTCGCGCGCAGCTTCGGCGTCGACCAGAAGCGGACGCCCGCTCTCCGGCCGGTTGCCGGGCGCAGCTATTTCCTGAAGCAGATGGTGAGCGAGATCCTGCTGGGCGAGGCACAGCTCGTCACCACCCGCTCCCGCTGGCGGCGGCGGGCCTGGTGGCTGCGCGTAGGCGGCTATGCCGCGGCCGCCATAGTGCTCGTCGCGGGCGGCATCGCGCTCTACGCGATCCAGTCGCAGAACCGGACCGCGGTCGCCGAGGCCAATGCGGCGCTGGCCGCCTATCGCAACCAGCTCGGCACCGTCAAGCTCGAGCCGGTCGCCGAGGACGACCTGCCCAAAGTCGTCCCGGTCCTGGACGCGGCGGCGGCCCTGCCGCATGGCGAGGGCCTGTGGCTGACCGACGTTCCCGGTCTCTCCCAGCGCGAGAAGCTGTGGAACACGACCCACATGGCCTATCGCGACGCGCTGCAGCGCATCCTGCTGCCGCGCCTCGTCTTCCGGCTCGAGGCGCAGATGCACGAGCGGTTCGGCGATCCCGACTTCCTTTATCAGGCGACACGCGTCTACCTGATGCTGGGCGGCGCCGGGCCGCTCGACCGCGCGCTCGTGCGCAGCTGGGAGACGCTCGACTGGCGCGCCCGCTTTCCCGGCACCTTGAACCAGGCCTTGCGCGACAGCCTCGCCCGCCATCTCGACGCGCTCTTGGCCGAGCCGCTGCCGGCCGTGCCGCTCGACGATGCGCTCGTGAGCGCGGCCCGTGTCGCTTTCAGCCACGTGCCGCTGGCCGACCGGGTCTATAGCCGGGTCAAGTCCGAGGCTACCGGCGAGACCGTGCCCGACTGGGCGCCGGCAGATGCGCTCGGCACGGCGGGGCAGCCGCTGTTCACGCGGCTGTCGGGCAAGCCGCTCACCGACGGCATCCCCGGCTTCTTCACGGCCGACGGCTATCGCAAGATCCTGCTGGGCCATCTGGCCGCGAGCGCGCGCAGCGTCGCCGACGAGAGCTGGGTGCTGGGCCGCAAGGACGAGATCGCGCCGCAGGGGCCAGCGGTCGACGGGCTCGAGCAGGCGGTGATCGCCCTCTATGTTGCGGAATTCGAGAAGCAATGGGACGGGCTGCTCGACGACATCGCCCTGGCGCCGTTCGGCAATCGCGATTCGACGGTGCAGCGGCTTTACCTCTTGTCCTCGCCGCAATCGCCGATGCGCGACCTGCTGGTCGCCGTCGCCCGCGAGCTCACGCTTGCCGCTCCGCCGCCCGCCGCCGACACCAAGCCGCAATCAAGCGGTCCGCTCGCCGCGGTGGTGGCACCGGCCGCGGCCGCCGACCCGCACTCCGATCCGCACTCCGGCCCGACGGCAGGGAGTGCCATCGAGCAGCATTACGCGAGCCTGCGCACGCTCGTCGGCGATGGTCAGGACGCGGCACCGCTCGGCGGCGTGCTGCGTCTCATCAGCCGGTTTCAGACCGACCTCGCCCAATCCGGCCAGGCGGGCGCCGCCGCGGCGGCGCAGGGCGGCGGCTCGCTCCAGCTCCTGAGCGCCGAGGCCCAGCGCCAGCCGAAACCGATGGCGCGCTGGCTGCAGCAGATCGTCGACGGCGGGCGTGGCGCGCTCACGGGCACCGCCCAGGCCGCCGCAGCGGCGGCTTTCACCGCCAACGCCGGGCCGGCACAGTTCTGCCAGTCCGTCGTCACCGGCCGTTACCCGTTCGACCCGACCGCCGCCAACGAGGCGCCGATCGACGATTTCGCCCGGCTGTTCGCCCCGGGCGGCCTGCTCGACGCCTTCTTCCAGGCGCAGATCCGGCCCTATGTCGACATGAGCGGCAGCACCTGGAAGCCACAGCCGGCGGGCGGCGTGGCGCCGCCGGTCGACGCAGCCTCGATCGCCCGGTTCCAGCGCGCGGCCGCGATCCGCGACGCGTTCTTCCCGAACGGCGGCACGGAGCCGCAGCTGCGCTTCACGCTGGCGCCGCTGTCGCTCGATCCCGGCGCCACCCGCGCCGTGGTCACGCTTGGCAACACCATGATTCCGAACACGGGACATGAAGGACCCGCCACATCGCTCGCCTGGCCCGGCAGCGACGGCATGACGACGGCCGGCCTCGCCTTTGAGCCCGCCGCGGGCACGCCCTTCGCCGCGGACGGCAGCTGGGCGCTGTTCCGCCTGCTCGACCGCGCCAAGGTGACGCCGGGCGCGGCGCCGGAAGCCTTCCGGCTCGACTTCCGCATGGGCGAGCACCAGGCGAGCTTCACGCTCAAGGCCGGTTCCGCGCGCAACCCGATTGGCCGCAACCTGCTGGAGGGCTTCCGGTGCCCGACGGTTCGATGA